The following nucleotide sequence is from Vanessa cardui chromosome 3, ilVanCard2.1, whole genome shotgun sequence.
gtatatagatatccTTTCATTTGCGCCAGCACATGTTTTTCCAtgcatctttataaaaattggtatacaaccaatttttataaagatgcacggtgcatctgttctcgagttatagcagaacatacagacagacaaaaatgtcaaaaatggtaaaaattatgtcagtcaatcataaaaagaatacttatgacgaattacgacaaaaataagtgtacaggcagactctagagatttatatagtagtatagatttagtattcacgtgcgatagctttattattagcgtatttcatgtataactttggtgtttctataccgatttctatgcttcttttttatggaatagttaatactgttaacttttttaatttgggatgattgagagtgttattaaagcaggaatagacaaatataatcagaaagcttcgaactactaagctattgggagtgacacgtgtcaaccgtaaaagatagacaaaggctgtcaagtgatattttttacataattttaaggagaacatttccgtaatacacaatttctatgtagctttaaccattaaggatgtacacgcgacggaagcttaaagtttggagtaacttctcccattttctgacatttcccttcactactctgctcctattgactgtagcgtgatgaaaagtatactataaccagctcaggagtatgaaaaataattgtaccaagtttccttaaaatccgtcgagtagtttttgtttctataacggttatacggacaattatatttattttataagaaattattaagtcCGTCCGGAGTCCGTCCGTCATCGGAACGTCATTGACAGTGTTTATGTACAATTAAGTtcagtaaaaatagtaaaacgacgtaaatatctttaaaagttttattaaaacgttatataaATTGTGACTACATATTTACAGTGTTAGtgatatctaaaataaagtgataagtgctgcaaatacaaaaatataatttagcgtACAGTGGAAAGTTAACTTGTACCcactaacaattaaattaaatataatactaggTTAAGTGTTTAATAGCCAGAAAagttcatataaaatagtaataaacctGGACACTTAAgaatcaattacaattaagtatagcgatataaaactaaattaaattaaaataattttacaaaatactattaattattataagtgccATCTAGCATCCATATTCATAATTGCCTTGTTGATATTAACGCAGAGTTATGACGAATAAGTGCAATCATTGCGGTAAATACCTCGCAATAATAGATGGCGCGAAGTGTAGCAAATGCGCTATGCTATGCTATATAATGAAGCGTACTACCCCTGCGAGCGCCAGTAGCCATCCCTCTCCCAGCTCAGATACAGAAAATGCAGAGGACAATTTCACAGATGCTGATGAAAATAACTCTGAAAAGTCCCTCGCTCATGAGATAAGGCTGTTGCGATTGGAATTTTCTTCGGTAACCAGGGAGCTGTCGCGGCTTAGTACGACTATATCCGAATTTAATAAACGGGTGGACAGCGTCGAGAAACGCTtagataatttagaaaaaattaatcAGGAGCGACACTCGGAAATTGTCGATAAAAATGCGACCGAAACAATTGCCCAACTGCGATCCGAATTGAATGACCGTGACCAAGAGAACCTGCTAAATGATATTGAAATCTCGGGTATAGAGGAGAAAAATGGCGAAAATCCAACCAATATagtagttttaatttcaaaaaaaattgggGTGCCACTGGAGGAACGCGACATCTTCAGCGCTGAGCGTTGGGGCGCGCGCCGTATAATAGCCGATCACAGCAGCCAAACTCGGCCGCGGCCAATTGTCGTGCGTCTCGCTCGGCGCGCCGTCCGCGACGAAATGCTACGAGCCGCGCGCGTGCGCCGCGGCTGTGACTCATCGGGAATCGTCGAGTCGGTGCCTAAGCGGTTTTATGTTAACGAGCGTCTCACTCCGATGAatcgtcatatattttataaaacacgcGAATTAGGTCGACGCGATGGATGGCGATATATCTGGACACGAGGAGGACGCATTTACGCTCGTCGCAGCGGAGACTCCGAAACTCGTCGTATACGCACGTTGAGCGACACAATTAAGTTTTTTGGAGACAATACCGTTTGATTTTGAGCTCATATAAGAttagtttattagataaatttaaagaatatatcatacatgtaaaaacaaaattaattcgcaagcaggttaaattaatttctcatatttatttaaagtgtattatattttatataattaagttttcacTTTGTGGCAGTATCATACTTCTAAATAGTAATTGTaacgatgtattattattatatttaattatattatttgcttttaaaagtaatatatgtaacaattattGTGAGATGccgaatgtaatatgtaaaagtaaactTCATACGAGTATAGCGTATATTTTGGAACTCATGTATCGTTCACAATTAGccagtataatatacatatttgattttttaatatattatatacatgcgTAAAATGAATAAgtcaaaaaaattacgaattggCTTTCTGAATCCTGGCTCACTTGGTACTGGTCATGATGAGTTTTTATATGCAATGGATCGCCACAACGTCGATATCATGGCACTAAATGAGACTTGGCTACGTGAGGGGGAGGACGCCCGAGCCCCAAGAATTCCAGGATACTCATTGCGTCACATTTCTCGACCTGCGGAAATACGTTCCCGTGGCGGTGGAgtcggtttttatataaaacagggTATTTCTGTTCGGACCCTTAAACACCCAGAGACCATAACTATTGAGCAAATGTGGTTAAGTGTTAATATTAGGGGTAAAGTTTTAGTCATTGGTACAGCATATAGACCGCCTTGGTTAAGTACGCAAATTTTTATTGATGCCATTACTGACACATATGGCGCTTTGCCATATCATGATCACATACTATTGGTGGgcgattttaatatcaatttcctAGATACAGGTAATGTAAATACAACTATGTTTACAGACTTTCTCACATACACAAATATGACGCAATATGTTACCGTTCCCACACATTTCACAAGTCACAGCGAAACCCTCCTCGATCTCATCTGCTCAGATACCAACGTCGAACGAGTGTGGGTTGACTATGTAAGCAATTTAAGTGATCATGCATTTTTATCGTGTGAgcttaatattgaaaaagataagCCCGTaacggaaaaaatatatagtagacGATTAGACGACATAGATTTagaccaattaaaatattatttaaccgcGCTTATTAACTGGGAACTCATAATTTCAGATCAAGacattaataaaacagttgCAGCTTTTAATGACAGTATCCTGTGGGTATTTGACACATTAAGCCCTATAAAGTTGCGATATATCAAAGAATTACAATATCCATGGGTTACttataacatcaaattaatGATGAGACGGAGAAATGAAGCACAAATTAGATGCCGTAGTACGAAGATAGAAGCTCATGTTAACTATTATAAGCAACTTAAAAAATCAGTAGAATCGGccataaatacagaaaaaactgtttattttactttatttattaataataattacaaaaattcgcGATACTTATGGTCACATATTAAACGCCATGtcaacattaataataagaaagacaAACTTTTGCCCGCCCATTTTGATGATCCAGATGGTATTAATGATCACTTTCTCCAACTACCAGGCAGGCCTCAGGCTTCTCAAACTGATATAGCATACTTTAACAGTCAACTTTATGGTGATGCTACATTCTACATCAAAACTGTCGATTGTACAGTTGtcaataaagtaataagtagtattaaatCAAATGCTGTTGGGGCCGATGGAATATCTCTAAAAATGTTGTTGCTCATTATGCCTCATATTCAAGAAATGATTACTACGATAATTAATATGTCTATTACCCAGAGCATATTTCCTATAATATGGCAGAAAGCGATAATTAAGCCTatccctaaaaataataatccctCAGAAAATAAGGATCTACGGCCAATAAGTATCCTGCCATGTTTATCCAAAGTATtggaaaaaatagtatataatcagCTATCTGATTTTCTTGAGACCAATAATATATTACCCATGAGACAGTCAGGATTCCGTAAACGTCGCGGTACTGCAACTGCACTGATTGATGTGGTTGACGAAATATTAAACGCGCAAGATAAAGGTAATGGCACTATACTAGTTTTGTTGGATTACTCTAGGGCATTTGATACGATTAACGTCTCTCTTTTACTAGCTAAACTACACTACTACGGACTTAGCGCAGAAACTATACAATGGTTCACCAGTTATCTGGGTAGTAGAACGCAAACCGTAGAATTTAAACATGAAGATGGCACCATAAAATCATCGCAATGTAGGCAAGTTCTTAGAGGTGTACCCCAAGGATCGATACTTGGTCctctactatttattatatattgcgcAGACGTAACAAAGATCATAAAAAACTGCCGTTACCATATGTACGCTGacgacatacaaatatatatatcttttccaCCTAATGAAACTCATAATGCTGTGCTTAAGCTAAATGAAGATTTAAGAAACATAGCAGGTTGGTCAGAAGCAAATTGTTTAGCGCTAAATCCACAAAAGTCTAAATTTGTAATACTGGGCACGGCGAATCAAATACAACTGATATCAAGGGAAATACCTATGGTTAAAATTCAAGATGAACCAATTGAAAGAGTTACAGAAGCACGTAATCTTGGCGTACTTATGGACGAATGCCTTagatttgaaaaacatattcataatacaGTTAAAAGCTGCTTTTATCGTCTAAaagttttataccaaataagaaagttTTTAAAGGTAAATGTAAGAATCCGCCTATGTGAATCATTAGTATTATCCAAATTAAATTACGTCGATGTAGTGGTAGGCCCAAGACTATTGCAacgtacaaaaaatttaattcaaaaggtGCAAAATGCTTGTGCAAGATATTGCTTCGATATACCTCCACGTACGCATGtcacacaatatttaaataacgcaggAATTATGAGAATGGAATACCGTAGGCAACTGCATTTTATGACGCTCTTATTCGGGGTAATCAAGTTCAAACTTCCACCATACCTTTATAACAAGCTTCGTTGGGCGCACGATACGAACACATACGCAACCAGATCGAAatcatatttacttcttatgccTCTCCATAGAACGGCCGCCTTCCGTGGCAGTTTTCGATACGCCGCCACCAAGTGCTGGAACAACCTTCCACCGCCATTGAGGaacctaaatataattcataattttagaaacaaatacagaaaatttCTTCTTGATAAACAAAAGCACACAtagcaattgattttatttatctttgttaatttaaatataatataatgatttatatttaattgtatacatatgtatgaatttatatacatgttcgtgtgtgtgtgtgtgtataatatgtaggtatgtgtgtgtatgtagttgtatagatgagattttatatatgtatatgtgataactataaaatgataattcaatataatcttataacattttttttttatatgtaatcaaATCTACTCACCTTACAGTGCATGGCCCATTGGCAAGATGGAGTATTGATCAGACTTGGTTAGACTATTTAGTGAATAGATTTCAACCTCTATTTGattgttatgatatttgttaaacgGCACGTCTCGACCTGCTTGCGACcttctgtaataatatgttcgctatattaatttatacctccAATAAATGCAaagaatcaaaagtaatattattgtgatttagattatattaaaacacatttaaaaaaaagaaaagaaaaacagaaattagtatatattacttacttattattattaattcttttttcttCTTTCTCCTTAAATAATTCGTAGGTGATCGAATATCTTTGTGATCTCagcgtaatataatttagttttaaattttaatccattGTGCAACACGTCCAACCTCCACTGCCGCCGCGAGGTACCTGAGGGCTGAGCGCATCATACTATCCTAGActtgttttgatttctgttatgtttttacttttattttttactagctgacccggcaaacttcatactgccacaatcgaaatacttaaatattccaaatgtgatgagcatagaaaccattgcacgcagcgacactggtgatctaacagtaacaataaataactgatactaacattaaaagcgacactatcaatatttttttctatattttcaatgacacaggaatcatgaggttatACTACGCtataattaagtccttacaacataaagtttgcaaaaccatttattgtaaactggctataccataagttttaatttgaaactcatttgcaatacaaatcaatataatttcactaaatacaacatagataaataatataggtggtcaagttttattatggtgatgttgcctataatattttgtaaatattgtctgatttatattgctcataaatagtcacgttacaacaattagatacttacataaattaaaattttaacaaaaagaaaaaccgacttcaatcaaaacaatattttaaaacaaactaatatgcactaaaaagtaataaaaataattgcgtatgcaaaatatttatcagagaattacgtagggctgccgttgaggatgcagaatgaaaccgaacgaatttaacttatacgtttatttaaataatttaaattaacaattaattatttctaatttataatatacgtgacagtctgttcgatgttagaacaaaaagtgaagttctgtagtctgaattacatatttatatacgaaatcggtaaatcactgaatggtccccacggtatggtgattcttggtagcgctcgatgttcgggaggtcttgcgaaacaaagcagcgacgctggcaacaggtggtagcttcaaggaatgcatggtgtgattatttctcacggtatggtaattcttggtagcgctcgatgttcgggaggtcttgcgattatttcttaacaactccctccgcaggatcagcagctatttggagacttttgtcgaaaatagtgctgatagagacataggatctctggggctgtcctggacttcttgtgttctggttgcctcattgtccttctggttggtatttcttaaatgcatacatttgcgacgaatgaggacgatgctaatagtgagtactgatgcaccgatgagtaggtagacaggtatagtcgtgtgatagagcgtgtctaagttcgacaattccaaagtcactggttcttgagaggcaatcctggtattggttgaatgtaagtgagtcaaatctatactgttcaatttcaagatgttcttcgctgtcgctttgtatggatcttcattactatattctatattcaacattttcaaaacttgtccttttacttgatcatggtggttagtgatggtgaagatggacgtttgtagagcacaccctttaggtatttcagctagatagcttccgagaaggtttttgtattgatcttgagaacaggttaaatgaactttcgttaagttgggaaagctcagaacatagtgacgatcatccaattgttccatggcttgagaagataagattactggagtaacccgacaggtttcatggatatgttgctggagtataagatgttgaatgcagctcgtttgctctccatagtgtcggtttaagttgtcctcgcaaagatgaccgtgactgtacttcggacattctgtctctatatacagtagatctttctcgtgaattgctacgtatggataggtagggattataattttatcattactattaggggctaaggacaatttgtaaaggatgtagttattgggattcatgattggaaacttaattaccaagattatatcattatctttataataatatcctaatcttaatagatctaaatattccctaaaattaatatctagcactacatttgaattgtataaaccttttagtttatttaacataactatataagtgtcgtaatcgagaacggaataatggatgcttttagctcttatgaatgccaatagattctgtagttttgacaactcttgtgacaaattgtctatgtcatcacctagtattgtaagtagctgggctaaatgaaaatacttaattgcatcttcttctttcctaacatcattatctaagatggttttaataatgttctctattttcctctggttttctactatcctatctgtaacatttgaactctgagatgcccactgcttgcttaaacttatttgatgatttatttcaatggctaagttattttcgttcttttgtagaatagcaatggcattttcgtactttagtgcgtccgtataatctaaatttccggagATACTTTTGATTATGGAACCAAGACCGTTAACGAGGCCTCTTTTTGAACGTTTTCCTTGAAAGGTTAACAGTTGCTCTGACATGTCATTTAATTTCGTTGCAAGAAATTTGATATGCGGGGCGTAAAGTAacgaagttttattatttaagtcagGTGCTAGGTTGCTTAACTTCTCTCGAACGGATTCTAACCTATTTcgcacattatttaaatttataatttgaacaaaAGAATGGAAATGGGAAATTATTCTAGTAGGTCCTAGGTTGAAGGGGAGAATACCCGGTCCATTTTTTAAGCTTTCAAGTGTTATCACGTCTGCTTGTCCCAGCTTCAGGATCTGAGCCAGCATTAACGCGAGTAGTGTTTTCTGTATCCTGTAACAAACGAGCACTATTAGGTACCCGTTTCAGGCGCGACTTGGGTAcgggtcctctctttctctttgtataaatatgtataggtaaatctgttacaaccgtatcgttcgtatagcgggcagctaatttctgtctattagctagGGGATTTCTGACATAGATTCGTTGATCAGGTGCATATGTTTGCTCAGGCTCGCgatttctattaatgttctcggttatttcagtacgacgctgaagggcggtttcattaatgatttcgtatacctttaacattcgcttacggtgatctagtatatattcctgcaataggtgCTCTGTTATATTCATGTCTAAAGGATCTCGCGGATCTAAATGaccagtaattatttctattgggCGACATTTCGTGAAAGAATGGATTGAACTATTATATGCCATTACAGCGTACGTCATAAGGTTGGTAACGGATTCATTGCGGTGTTCTAATTTTAAGATACGCAAGTGTTCGAGTAGGGTATTATGAAAGCGTTCTATCATTCCATTTTCATTGGGTGTATTGGGGCATATTTTATGATGttcaattttgtgtaatttaatgaattcagAAAATAGTTGATTTGTAAATTCAGGGCCATTATCCGTAATGTATTTAAGAGCCATACCATGATGGGAAGAGAACTTTAATAAAGCCTGAACTACACTAACGGCTGTAGCATCTCTCAAAGAATATGCTTGTGCATATTTCGAGAATGCATCGATAATTGTTAGGTACTTGTTACTATCTACGCTGAATAAATCCAAGTGTACAACTTCCATAGGCTTGGTAGGTGGTGGTACAATTTCATATCTAGGTCTTACAGGATTTCGGTCATATTTTGCCTGACCGCAAATAAGACACTCATTAATGAATTTTGTCACTTGGTTTTTCATTTTTGGCCAGAAATAACGTTTAGACAGAGCTAAACAACATTCATTAATGCCTCTATGGTTCGTCTTGCCTTCATGATAGttcttaataatttcttgttgCTTTAGGTAATCCTTAACGTTTTCAACTTCTAATTTGGAAAGAACTAGGTTCATTGCggaatttttgaaatacttttgtataaccggtataattttgtacatttcaaGCGGGGGATTAATTAAGATTCCTGTTTTTATACGTGGTGTAACGTATTCTTTTATGGCATCTATTACATCTTGTTCTAGGTTTGATTTGGAGATTTGTATGCAAGTTTTTGTGTAAGTTTCAAAAGGGTGAGTTATGTGAGGTCTACTTTTAATATCGCCAACAACGTTAAATACGATTTGTCTGCTAAATTTGTTAAGGGGATCATCAGTAATAGGGACTTCTAGTATAGGGCTTTCTGCATCGCTATGAATACTGTCGGTTCTTGAGTCGATACTTCTGGTTCTTTCTGAATCAGATTTGTCTGAGATGTTAACGACAATAGAACTAGACTCTTCATTATGGATTTCTATTCGTGATAGGGCGTCGGCGTTGGAATTAATTTTCCCTGGTTTATAAATGACTGTGTAATCATATTCACTTAGGCGTAGTCTCCAACGTGTTAAGCGCGAATTGGGCTCTTTCATGTTCATTACCCATTGCAAAGGCCGATGGTCtgtcataattttaaacttccTACCAAAAAGATAGGGTCGAAAGTATTTCGTTGCCCACACAATGGCGAGTAATTCCTTTTCTATCGTACTGTAGTTTATTTCGCTTGAATTAAGCGTTCTCGATGCGTATGCTATTGGTTTATCTGATCCAATGGGGCCTTGAGAAAGAACGGCTCCAATTGCTAAATTCGAAGCATCTGTTGTGAGTATAAATTCCTTTGAAAAGTCCGGATATTGAAGGATCGGATCATTGACAAGTAGAGTTTTACACTTTTCAAAGCATTGGATATAATTCTGATCTTGGACAATTTTGGAACCTTTCTTCAAGCATTGGGTCAGAGGCTTGGTTATTTTAGCAAAGTCTGGtatgaattttctataataaccaAGTAATCCTAAAAAGCGTTTTATTTCTGTACGGGTATTAGGTAAGGGGTAATTCTTAATTGCCGATATTTTGTCAGGGTTAGGTTTTATACCATCCTTGCTAATAACATGCCCAAGGTACGCCGTTTCTAGTTTTAGGAATTCTGATTTGTccatctgtattttaaaatttgactcacgtaatttcttaaatactttttctagGTTAATTATGTGCTCCTGAAGGGATgtactaaatactattatatcatCTAGGTATACTAGGCAAATAGTATTCTGTAGCTCTCTCAACACATTGTCCATGACTCTCTGAAAAGTGGATGGACTATTTTTAAGGCCCATAGGCATGCGTAAGAATTCAAAATGGCCGTGTTCAACATTAAAAGCTGTTTTAGGTATATCTTGGGGGTTCATTTCTACTTGATAGAAGCCACTAGCAAGGTCTAAGGTTGTGAAATATTGGCAATTACCTAATTTATCTAATACGTCGGCTATATTAGGAATGGGATACTTGTCGTCTACGGTCTTTTCATTGAGTTTTCGGAAATCAACTACTATACGCCATTTAGCTTTCCCTGACGCGTCTGCTTTCTTAGCTACAACCCAAATTGGGGAGCTCCATGCTGAATTCGAAGGCCTAATGATTCCCTGTTCTAGCATCTTACCTATCTGTTCTTGTACTTCCTGTCTGTGGACATAGGGATACCGATAACTTTTTGTGTAAACCGGAACCTCATCAGTTGTTTTAATCGAGTGCTTTATTTTGTTGGTGAAAGTTAAAGGCTCTCCTTCTAAGTAGAAAACATCGGCATACTGCGCACAAAGCAGC
It contains:
- the LOC124543867 gene encoding uncharacterized protein LOC124543867; its protein translation is MKRTTPASASSHPSPSSDTENAEDNFTDADENNSEKSLAHEIRLLRLEFSSVTRELSRLSTTISEFNKRVDSVEKRLDNLEKINQERHSEIVDKNATETIAQLRSELNDRDQENLLNDIEISGIEEKNGENPTNIVVLISKKIGVPLEERDIFSAERWGARRIIADHSSQTRPRPIVVRLARRAVRDEMLRAARVRRGCDSSGIVESVDAMDGDISGHEEDAFTLVAAETPKLVVYAR